A genome region from Thalassotalea euphylliae includes the following:
- the atpH gene encoding F0F1 ATP synthase subunit delta: MSELTTIARPYAKAAFEFAVEAKAVENWLEMLVFAAEVSKNDTITGYLSGNASVEQAKEVFLGVCGEQLNEQGQNLVKVMAENERLLVLPQVAEQFAALKAEFDKEVTVDVSSAVELSADQQSNISAALEKRLARKVKLNCVVDASIVSGLIIKADDMVIDGSIRGKLDRLATTMQS; the protein is encoded by the coding sequence ATGTCTGAATTGACAACTATCGCTCGCCCTTACGCTAAAGCAGCGTTCGAATTTGCTGTTGAAGCTAAAGCGGTTGAAAACTGGTTAGAAATGCTAGTTTTTGCTGCTGAAGTTTCGAAAAATGACACCATTACTGGCTACCTTTCAGGTAATGCGTCAGTAGAACAAGCGAAGGAAGTTTTCCTTGGCGTGTGTGGTGAACAGCTAAATGAACAAGGCCAAAACCTCGTGAAGGTAATGGCTGAGAACGAACGTCTGTTGGTGCTACCACAAGTTGCTGAACAATTCGCTGCCCTAAAAGCAGAGTTTGATAAAGAAGTAACTGTCGATGTGTCGTCTGCTGTTGAATTATCAGCTGACCAACAATCAAACATTAGCGCCGCGCTTGAAAAGCGTTTGGCTCGTAAAGTGAAGCTTAATTGTGTTGTTGACGCAAGTATCGTGTCTGGCTTGATCATCAAAGCTGACGACATGGTAATTGACGGGTCTATTCGAGGTAAATTAGACCGTTTAGCAACAACAATGCAATCTTAA
- the atpA gene encoding F0F1 ATP synthase subunit alpha → MQLNSTEIAELIKKRIEQFDVVSEARNEGTIVSVTDGIIRIHGLADVMQGEMIELPGNRYAIALNLERDSVGAVVMGPYADLAEGVKVKGTGRILEVPVGRGLLGRVVNTLGEPIDGKGPIDNDGFAPIEVVAPGVIDRKSVDEPVQTGIKSIDSMIPIGRGQRELIIGDRQVGKSAIALDAIINQKNTGIKSIYVAVGQKASTVANVVRALEEHGALENTIVVVASASEAAALQYLAPYSGCTMGEYFRDRGEDALIVYDDLSKQAVAYRQISLLLRRPPGREAYPGDVFYLHSRLLERAARVNEAYVERFTNGEVKGQTGSLTALPIIETQAGDVSAFVPTNVISITDGQIFLESNLFNSGIRPAVNAGISVSRVGGAAQTKIIKKLGGGIRLALAQYAELAAFAQFASDLDDATRAQLEHGQRVTELMKQKQFSPLSVAETAVSLFAAEKGYLNDVAINKVVDFEAALLSYVNNEQAELMATINEKGDYNKDIEAGLVKALDTFKSTQTW, encoded by the coding sequence ATGCAACTGAATTCCACTGAAATCGCCGAACTGATCAAAAAACGAATTGAACAGTTTGACGTAGTTAGTGAAGCTCGTAACGAAGGTACTATCGTTTCTGTAACTGACGGTATCATTCGCATCCACGGTCTTGCTGATGTAATGCAAGGTGAGATGATCGAACTTCCTGGCAACCGCTACGCAATCGCGCTTAACCTTGAGCGTGATTCAGTAGGTGCGGTTGTGATGGGTCCTTACGCAGACCTAGCAGAAGGCGTAAAAGTTAAAGGTACTGGCCGTATTTTGGAAGTACCAGTAGGTCGTGGTCTTTTAGGCCGCGTAGTTAACACTCTAGGTGAGCCGATTGACGGTAAAGGTCCAATCGACAACGATGGTTTCGCACCAATCGAAGTTGTAGCACCAGGTGTTATCGATCGTAAGTCTGTTGATGAGCCAGTACAAACTGGTATCAAGTCAATTGACTCAATGATTCCAATCGGTCGTGGTCAGCGTGAGCTTATCATCGGTGACCGTCAGGTAGGTAAATCAGCGATCGCATTAGATGCAATCATTAACCAGAAGAACACTGGTATTAAGTCAATCTACGTAGCTGTTGGTCAAAAAGCATCAACTGTAGCTAACGTAGTACGTGCATTAGAAGAGCACGGCGCATTAGAAAACACAATCGTTGTTGTTGCGTCTGCATCAGAAGCTGCTGCACTTCAGTACTTAGCACCATACTCTGGTTGTACAATGGGTGAATACTTCCGTGACCGCGGTGAAGATGCGTTAATCGTATATGATGATTTGTCTAAGCAAGCTGTTGCTTACCGTCAAATTTCATTGCTACTTCGTCGTCCGCCAGGTCGTGAAGCATACCCAGGTGACGTTTTCTACTTGCACTCACGTCTTCTAGAGCGTGCAGCGCGTGTAAACGAAGCTTATGTTGAGCGTTTCACTAACGGTGAAGTTAAAGGCCAAACAGGTTCATTAACAGCTTTACCTATCATTGAAACACAAGCGGGTGACGTTTCTGCATTCGTACCAACCAACGTAATTTCAATTACCGATGGTCAGATCTTCCTAGAGTCGAACTTATTCAACTCAGGTATTCGCCCAGCGGTTAACGCAGGTATCTCGGTATCTCGTGTTGGTGGTGCTGCACAAACTAAGATCATCAAGAAGCTTGGTGGTGGTATCCGTTTAGCATTAGCTCAATACGCAGAATTAGCAGCCTTTGCTCAATTCGCTTCTGATCTTGACGATGCAACTCGTGCACAATTAGAGCACGGTCAGCGCGTTACTGAATTGATGAAGCAAAAGCAATTCAGCCCGCTATCTGTTGCTGAGACAGCTGTATCACTATTTGCTGCTGAAAAAGGCTACTTAAACGATGTTGCAATCAACAAAGTTGTAGACTTCGAAGCTGCATTGTTGTCTTACGTAAACAACGAGCAAGCTGAGTTGATGGCTACTATCAACGAGAAAGGCGACTATAACAAAGATATTGAAGCAGGTTTGGTTAAAGCACTTGATACATTCAAGTCTACGCAAACTTGGTAA
- the atpG gene encoding F0F1 ATP synthase subunit gamma, whose protein sequence is MSGAKEIKSKIGSVQNTQKITSAMEMVAASKMRKAQDAMAASRPYAENMRNVIGHIARGNLEYRHPYMEEREVKRVGYIVVSTDRGLCGGLNINLFKQVLADAGKWQSEGAEVEFALVGSKATAFFNNMGAKVSAQISGLGDRPSVTDLVGSVRVMLDAYDNGEIDKLFVVYNKFVNTMTQQPTIDQLLPLPKSDDDEIKHRWDYVYEPDAQVLLDQLLVRYTESQVYQGVVENLACEQAARMVAMKAATDNAGDLIGELQLVYNKARQASITQELSEICAGAAAV, encoded by the coding sequence ATGTCCGGCGCTAAAGAGATAAAATCGAAGATTGGAAGCGTACAAAATACGCAGAAGATCACCAGCGCAATGGAAATGGTTGCAGCCAGTAAAATGCGTAAAGCGCAAGATGCTATGGCTGCCTCTCGTCCATACGCTGAAAATATGCGAAATGTGATCGGTCACATCGCGCGAGGTAACTTAGAATACCGCCATCCATATATGGAAGAGCGTGAAGTTAAGCGCGTAGGCTATATCGTTGTCTCCACAGACCGTGGTCTTTGTGGCGGCTTGAACATTAATTTATTCAAGCAAGTACTTGCTGATGCCGGTAAATGGCAATCAGAAGGCGCTGAAGTTGAATTTGCGTTAGTTGGCTCAAAAGCTACTGCGTTTTTCAACAACATGGGCGCTAAAGTATCGGCACAAATTTCTGGTCTAGGTGATCGTCCTTCAGTGACTGACCTAGTGGGTTCAGTACGCGTAATGTTGGACGCATACGACAATGGCGAAATTGACAAGCTGTTCGTGGTTTACAACAAGTTTGTAAACACCATGACGCAGCAGCCGACAATCGATCAACTTTTACCTTTGCCTAAGTCAGATGATGACGAAATTAAACACCGTTGGGATTACGTTTACGAACCTGATGCTCAAGTATTACTTGATCAGTTATTAGTTCGTTACACGGAATCGCAAGTGTACCAAGGTGTGGTTGAGAACCTAGCATGTGAGCAAGCTGCTCGTATGGTTGCGATGAAAGCCGCAACTGATAATGCTGGTGACTTAATCGGTGAACTTCAATTGGTATACAACAAGGCACGTCAAGCAAGTATCACACAAGAATTGAGTGAGATTTGTGCCGGTGCTGCCGCGGTTTAA
- the atpD gene encoding F0F1 ATP synthase subunit beta gives MSTGKVVQIIGAVVDVEFPQDAVPQVYDALTVTEGDLSGLVLEVQQQLGGGVVRAIAMGSSDGLRRGLNVENTGNNIQVPVGTATLGRIMNVLGEPIDEAGPIGEEERWSIHREAPSYEEQAAANELLETGIKVIDLVCPFAKGGKVGLFGGAGVGKTVNMMELIRNIAIEHSGYSVFAGVGERTREGNDFYHEMNDSNVLDKVSLVYGQMNEPPGNRLRVAMTGLTMAEKFRDEGRDVLFFVDNIYRYTLAGTEVSALLGRMPSAVGYQPTLAEEMGVLQERITSTKQGSITSIQAVYVPADDLTDPSPATTFAHLDATVVLSRDIAAQGIYPAIDPLDSSSRQLDPLVVGNEHYEIARGVQTTLQRYKELKDIIAILGMDELSEEDKQTVDRARKIQRFLSQPFFVAEVFTGSPGKYVSLKDTIAGFKGILAGEYDDLPEQAFYMVGSIEEAVEKAKSM, from the coding sequence ATGAGTACAGGTAAAGTCGTCCAAATCATTGGCGCAGTTGTGGATGTAGAATTCCCACAAGATGCTGTACCTCAGGTATATGACGCGTTAACAGTAACTGAAGGTGACCTTTCAGGCTTAGTACTAGAAGTACAACAGCAATTAGGCGGTGGCGTAGTACGTGCAATCGCTATGGGTTCATCTGACGGTTTGCGTCGTGGTCTGAACGTAGAAAACACAGGTAATAACATCCAAGTTCCAGTAGGTACTGCAACTTTGGGTCGTATTATGAACGTATTGGGTGAGCCAATTGATGAAGCTGGTCCAATCGGTGAAGAAGAAAGATGGTCTATCCACCGTGAAGCGCCTTCATACGAAGAGCAAGCAGCGGCTAACGAATTGTTAGAGACTGGTATCAAAGTAATCGACTTAGTATGTCCATTTGCTAAGGGTGGTAAAGTTGGTTTATTCGGTGGTGCTGGTGTTGGTAAAACCGTAAACATGATGGAACTTATCCGTAACATCGCGATCGAGCACAGTGGTTACTCAGTATTCGCTGGTGTTGGTGAGCGTACTCGTGAGGGTAACGATTTCTACCATGAAATGAACGATTCAAACGTACTTGATAAAGTATCGCTTGTATACGGTCAAATGAATGAGCCACCGGGTAACCGTCTTCGTGTTGCGATGACCGGTCTTACCATGGCTGAGAAATTCCGTGACGAAGGTCGTGACGTATTATTCTTCGTTGATAACATTTACCGTTACACACTAGCGGGTACAGAGGTATCAGCACTTCTAGGTCGTATGCCATCAGCGGTAGGTTACCAACCGACACTTGCTGAAGAAATGGGTGTACTACAAGAGCGTATTACGTCAACTAAGCAAGGTTCAATCACTTCAATCCAAGCGGTATACGTACCTGCGGATGACTTGACTGACCCGAGCCCTGCAACAACGTTCGCTCACTTAGATGCAACAGTTGTACTTTCTCGTGATATCGCTGCACAAGGTATCTACCCAGCTATCGATCCACTTGACTCTTCATCGCGTCAATTAGATCCATTAGTAGTAGGTAACGAGCACTACGAAATTGCACGTGGCGTTCAAACGACACTACAACGTTACAAAGAACTTAAAGATATCATCGCAATCTTAGGTATGGACGAGCTTTCTGAAGAAGATAAGCAAACTGTTGACCGTGCTCGTAAGATCCAGCGTTTCTTATCTCAACCGTTCTTCGTTGCTGAGGTATTCACGGGTTCTCCTGGTAAGTATGTATCACTTAAAGACACAATTGCTGGCTTTAAAGGCATTCTTGCTGGTGAATACGATGACTTACCAGAGCAAGCGTTCTACATGGTTGGTTCAATCGAAGAAGCTGTAGAGAAAGCTAAATCAATGTAA
- a CDS encoding F0F1 ATP synthase subunit epsilon, giving the protein MAAMTVNLNVVSAEEALFSGRIESLQITGSEGELGIMPGHAPLLTSLKPGMARIVKQHGEEEVIYLSGGMLEVQPNSVTVLADVATRADDLDEQAAEQAKQRAEASLNTQSGDVNYAEAASELARAVAQLRVIQAAKKKL; this is encoded by the coding sequence ATGGCAGCAATGACTGTAAATTTGAATGTAGTAAGTGCCGAAGAAGCGTTGTTTTCTGGTCGCATTGAATCATTACAAATCACTGGTAGTGAAGGTGAATTGGGTATTATGCCTGGTCACGCACCTTTACTGACCTCACTAAAACCTGGCATGGCTCGCATCGTGAAACAACACGGTGAAGAAGAAGTGATTTACCTTTCAGGCGGTATGCTAGAGGTTCAACCGAATAGCGTTACTGTTTTGGCTGACGTGGCAACACGTGCCGACGACTTAGATGAGCAAGCGGCAGAGCAAGCTAAACAACGTGCTGAAGCGAGTTTAAATACTCAAAGTGGCGACGTTAACTATGCGGAAGCTGCTTCTGAGCTAGCACGCGCTGTTGCTCAACTTCGCGTTATTCAAGCGGCCAAGAAAAAGCTATAA
- a CDS encoding chemotaxis protein — protein sequence MSSKLINYFVTTALIAAKLDNANKIAKQLLLTASNARAVALRAGDSAAGFKPLTDFIDQLARVTIASSKQINVLATQLSRVSANKMRTDNAICHFERADRIATDYAYVESLSPAYGRIKRSELALNNKYVGEIFRLNDALDELARELRTAVILATLSRVEASQAALLYQESLNGVADNVELSAQQIKTLIEEAKKLAQELHQDANV from the coding sequence ATGTCCTCTAAACTGATTAATTACTTTGTCACTACTGCGCTGATAGCTGCAAAGCTCGACAATGCGAATAAGATAGCAAAACAACTATTGCTCACCGCCAGTAATGCGCGAGCTGTTGCATTGCGGGCTGGTGATAGTGCCGCTGGTTTTAAGCCTCTGACTGATTTTATCGATCAACTGGCACGCGTCACGATAGCCTCTTCTAAGCAAATAAATGTGCTCGCTACTCAGCTCAGCCGAGTGTCAGCTAACAAGATGCGCACGGATAACGCTATTTGCCACTTTGAGCGCGCAGATCGCATTGCTACGGATTATGCCTATGTTGAGAGTTTATCTCCTGCTTATGGACGTATTAAGCGCTCAGAACTGGCGTTAAATAACAAATATGTGGGTGAAATATTTCGACTTAATGACGCACTAGATGAGCTTGCGAGAGAACTTCGCACTGCGGTTATCTTAGCAACCTTATCACGTGTTGAAGCGTCGCAAGCAGCATTGTTATATCAAGAATCCTTAAATGGCGTTGCCGACAATGTGGAGTTGTCTGCTCAACAGATAAAAACCTTAATTGAAGAAGCTAAAAAGTTAGCTCAAGAGTTACACCAAGATGCAAACGTATAA
- a CDS encoding MBL fold metallo-hydrolase: MQTYKIFESKHHQWLVFGRDPEKPNKIIDTNQYMVVTKNNALLMDPGGIELFSVMLAAIVKHVPIEKITHLFASHQDPDIISSLGLWDQALPDATLHSPWLWEGFIRHFGMDHIEYSPIPDEGYPLRIDDANLTFIPAHYLHSSGNFNVYDEEAKILMSGDIGAAIECADAPLYVENFDEHCQKMTMFHQRWMPSNRAKNDWVERVSKLEIDMMCPQHGRIFKGDDVKRFLDWFYKLEVGTALANKT; this comes from the coding sequence ATGCAAACGTATAAAATTTTCGAAAGTAAACACCATCAGTGGCTGGTTTTTGGTCGCGATCCAGAAAAGCCCAATAAAATTATTGATACTAATCAGTATATGGTGGTTACAAAGAATAATGCATTACTGATGGACCCTGGGGGGATCGAGTTGTTCTCGGTGATGTTAGCTGCAATCGTTAAACATGTACCGATTGAAAAAATTACTCATTTATTTGCTTCGCATCAGGATCCTGACATCATTTCATCGCTGGGTTTGTGGGATCAAGCGTTGCCTGATGCAACGCTGCATTCTCCTTGGTTGTGGGAAGGTTTTATCCGCCACTTTGGCATGGACCATATTGAATATAGCCCGATTCCTGATGAAGGCTACCCATTGCGTATTGATGACGCCAACTTAACGTTTATTCCTGCACATTATCTTCATTCCTCAGGTAACTTTAATGTTTACGATGAGGAAGCAAAAATTTTAATGTCTGGTGATATTGGTGCAGCCATTGAATGCGCTGACGCACCGCTGTATGTTGAAAACTTTGACGAGCATTGCCAGAAAATGACTATGTTCCATCAACGTTGGATGCCATCTAATCGCGCCAAAAACGACTGGGTTGAACGAGTTAGTAAACTTGAAATTGATATGATGTGCCCACAACATGGGCGAATTTTTAAGGGAGACGACGTTAAACGTTTTCTTGATTGGTTCTATAAACTGGAAGTAGGAACAGCACTCGCCAACAAGACTTAA
- the glmU gene encoding bifunctional UDP-N-acetylglucosamine diphosphorylase/glucosamine-1-phosphate N-acetyltransferase GlmU, producing the protein MSLSVVILAAGKGTRMRSSLPKVLHPVAHKPMVGHVIDAARRVNAENIYLVYGFGGDVLKAQISGDDLTFVEQKEQLGTGHAVDMASPHLKDDEDVLVLYGDVPLTKVSTLQQLVAAKPVEGMALLTVKLSDPTGYGRIIRDGESGVGEVIGIVEQKDASPEQLTINECNTGILLANGGDLKRWLSNLSNDNAQGEYYLTDIIAMAHGEGKQIATAHPETEIEVEGANNRVQLAALERAYQQRKAEQLMIAGASLRDPARIDVRGELLVGQEVKIDINCIFEGQVELADDVTIGANCILKNCKIGKGAEIKPNTIIEDAIIGELASAGPFARIRPGSELKRDAHVGNFVEMKKSVLGEGAKAGHLTYLGDAEVGSKANIGAGTITCNYDGVNKSKTLIGDGAFIGSNASLVAPVTVGEMATTAAGSVIVKDVDANELGVARGKQRNIKGWQRPTKKD; encoded by the coding sequence ATGTCTCTTTCTGTTGTAATTTTAGCTGCGGGTAAAGGTACCCGTATGCGCTCTTCTCTACCCAAAGTGTTACACCCCGTTGCTCATAAACCTATGGTGGGTCACGTCATCGATGCGGCGCGCCGTGTGAATGCCGAAAATATCTATCTGGTTTATGGTTTTGGTGGCGATGTTTTAAAGGCACAAATTTCAGGTGATGATCTTACCTTTGTTGAACAGAAAGAGCAGTTAGGTACTGGTCATGCGGTTGATATGGCCTCACCTCACCTCAAAGACGATGAAGATGTTTTAGTACTTTACGGTGATGTCCCGCTAACGAAAGTGTCAACCTTGCAGCAATTGGTCGCAGCAAAACCGGTTGAAGGTATGGCATTACTGACCGTAAAACTTTCAGATCCGACGGGTTATGGTCGAATTATTCGTGACGGCGAATCTGGCGTTGGTGAAGTAATAGGTATCGTCGAGCAAAAAGATGCCAGCCCAGAGCAATTAACCATTAACGAGTGTAACACTGGGATTTTATTAGCCAATGGTGGTGACTTAAAACGCTGGTTAAGCAACCTTTCCAATGACAATGCTCAAGGCGAATACTATCTAACGGATATTATCGCGATGGCTCACGGTGAAGGTAAACAAATTGCTACTGCTCACCCGGAAACTGAAATTGAAGTGGAAGGTGCAAATAATCGTGTGCAATTAGCGGCGCTTGAGCGTGCTTATCAACAACGAAAAGCCGAGCAACTGATGATTGCTGGTGCAAGCTTACGTGACCCTGCCCGTATTGATGTGCGCGGCGAGCTATTGGTGGGGCAAGAAGTTAAAATCGATATTAACTGCATCTTTGAAGGTCAGGTAGAGCTTGCTGACGATGTCACCATTGGCGCTAACTGTATTTTAAAGAACTGCAAAATTGGTAAAGGAGCGGAAATAAAGCCAAATACCATCATCGAAGATGCCATCATTGGTGAGCTTGCTTCTGCGGGGCCTTTTGCCCGTATTCGCCCTGGCTCTGAGCTTAAACGTGACGCTCATGTTGGCAATTTTGTAGAAATGAAAAAGTCTGTGTTGGGTGAAGGTGCTAAAGCAGGTCACTTAACGTATCTTGGCGATGCTGAAGTGGGCAGTAAAGCCAATATTGGTGCCGGCACGATTACCTGTAACTACGATGGCGTTAATAAATCGAAAACACTTATCGGTGATGGCGCTTTTATTGGCTCAAACGCCTCCTTAGTGGCGCCAGTTACTGTGGGTGAGATGGCAACAACAGCAGCAGGCTCAGTTATTGTTAAAGATGTAGATGCAAATGAGCTTGGTGTTGCTCGCGGTAAACAGCGCAATATCAAAGGCTGGCAACGTCCGACTAAAAAAGACTAA